The Indicator indicator isolate 239-I01 chromosome 22, UM_Iind_1.1, whole genome shotgun sequence genome includes a window with the following:
- the RMI2 gene encoding recQ-mediated genome instability protein 2: MAGAGAGPPVKVLASQLRGAMRGADGTWHLGRAETGRAPLRLRAVWMQGTVMEVELGGAGGGSARLQDGSGSFAVLGVEEVPKGRPCLSAGKYVMVMGVVRSCSPEPVLRAIKMTDLSENPMHKSMWNLEVEDLHRVIP; the protein is encoded by the exons ATGGCCGGGGCCGGAGCGGGGCCGCCGGTGAAAGTGCTGGCTAGCCAGCTGCGGGGGGCGATGCGTGGCGCCGACgggacctggcacttgggcCGGGCGGAGACGGGCCGGGCGCCGCTGCGCTTGCGGGCCGTGTGGATGCAGGGGACCGTGATGGAGGTGGAGCTCGGCGGCGCAGGCGGTGGCTCGGCCCGGCTGCAGGACGGCAGCGGCTCCTTCGCCGtgctgggggtggaggaggtGCCCAAAGGTCGGCCCTGCCTCAGCGCAG GGAAGTATGTAATGGTGATGGGTGTGGTGCGGTCCTGCAGTCCTGAGCCTGTTCTTCGAGCAATAAAGATGACAGATCTTTCTGAAAATCCCATGCATAAGAGTATGTGGAACCTTGAAGTGGAGGATTTGCACAGAGTCATCCCATGa